The Bacillus sp. es.036 genomic sequence CCTCGCTGTTTAAGCGGGGCAATGATGGCAGCTCCGAGCGGGCAGTCTTTTTCGGCGCAGTGAATGGTCTGATCGTTTGCTACAACAATCTCACCATTATGAATGACGTCTTTCGTAATGGTTGTTTGAATCTCATGTCCGGATTGGTGATGGTCGTTTGCAAGGCCAACGTGACTTAAAATGTGTGTACGATCTGTTATCGCGACTGCACTACCTTCAATTTCACGATGAAGAATCTGACAAACTTCATTAGCTGAAGCTTCGGAAAGTCCCTGTCTGAGATACCCGAGTGTTTGATCCGCGATACGAAGGGTTTTCTGTGCCTGAAGAGCACCAGCTTTTTCTTCCTCGTTTACAACATTTTTTATAATAAGAAGGAAGAGAGCACAGCCAATCCCGTTTGCGAGAATCATTGGGATTCCGATTACTTCTACTAGAGCCAGGGCATTTTGGAACGGTTTAGAAAGAATCAAAATAATGAGCATTTGAACGGCTTCTGCACCTGCACCGATCATAAAGGCTGATCGAAGTTTAACATGACGATTTCGTTTATGTAGAGAGCCCGCGATAAGTCCAGCAATAATGGAGGCAAGTCCACAAGCAAATGCTGTGAATCCACCGAGCATATAGCGGTGAACCCCTGCGATAAGTCCGGCACCAAAGCCAACCCTCTTTCCACCAAGAAGTCCAGCAAGAACGACCCCAATTACTCTTGAATTCGCGATGGCTTCGTCAGAAGAAACTTCCAGCGGCCAGGAATTAAATTGGAGTGAATCTGTACTAAATGTTAAACCTGTATACGTTCCGATGATCCCGAAGAAACCAAAGAAGCCAATCGCAACATACTGTTGCTTACGAGCAAGCTGATCGCTGTAGATCATATCTCTGAAGAAGCGAAAGCGGGTTAGCACAAATGCAATTGTAACGATAATGCCAAGTCGCTCAAGCATCGTAAGCAAGAGTTCGATCATGAGGAGAAGCTCCTTTCAGGTGCCTGTCACCACCCGGTTTAAGTCAAATTCTGTCGAATGGTAAAGCGGTTACTTCTTATTATACGGGTTTTAATGAAGAGATAAAATGGATGAACGAGTGAAGACGAATCACTCAAACATAAAATGCGATTTCTTACAGTTACGTTTGAATATCAAACTTCCTTAACCGGTACTGCAAGCTTTGTCTACTCAGACCTAACACCTGTGCTGTTTTCGAGATGTTGTTTTTATTTTCTTTAAGCACTTGTTGAATATAATTTTTTTCAGTTTTCTCCATTTGTTCTTTCAATGGGATGACTTGATTTGAGTGATGAATGGTTAGTTGATCAGGCTCAATCAAATGTCTTTCTTTTTGTAATGGAGATTTATTTCGATACTGAATGGGCAAATGAGAATAGTGTATGATGTCTTCGCTCATCATTAAATTCATCGCTCCTTCAATAATATGCTCTAATTCTCGAACATTCCCTGGCCAATCGTAAGCCTGGAATGACTCAGAGACTTCGGTATCTACTCCTTTCACATCCATTTGAAAGAGATCATTATATTTTGAGATAAAGGAATCTACTAACAAAGAGATATCCTCTTTCCTTTCTCTAAGTGGCGGGATAAATAGTGTCACAACCCCAAGTCGGTAATACAAGTCTTTACGCATTCGTTCCTTCGCAATGGCTTCAATGGGGTCTTCGTTCATTGTAGCGATAATTCTGACGTCAATGGCCTTATCTTCTGTATCACCAATGCGCCTAATTGTTTTTTCCTGCAGGACTCTCAATAGTTTCGCTTGTAAATTCATACTTAAAGAATTGATTTCATCAAGTAATAACGTTCCGCCCTCTGCTTGTTCGAATAATCCTGGTCGTTCCGTGGCGCCTGTAAAAGCACCACGCTTTGTCCCAAAAAGAAGGCTTTCAATTAAGTTATCCGGCAGTGCTGCGCAATTTTGCGAGATAAATGGAGCCGAAGAGCGATGGCTTCCATTGTGAATGCTTTGCGCGAATAATTCTTTCCCCGTACCGGTCTCCCCTACAATTAAAACAGACGACGACGTTCGCGTACTGCGTTTTGTATTCTCAATCACTTCTTGAATAGCAAGACTACTTCCGATAATGCTATCAAATGTAAAGCGCGTGTTCCCTTTTCGATTCATATTATCTCGGATTAACCGTTCTAATTTAGTCACATCGTTAGAAATTTCGACAGCGCCTTTAATCGTACCATTTTCTAAAATGGGAAAAGAGTGATTAATTGTCGTGATTTCTTTCCCTTTATTATTGAAATACGTTTGTTTCACATTAGACGTTTCGACCCCCTTTTGAAGCGCCTTAACGAGCGTGCTGCTTTCATTTGCAGAGAACATGAAAACATCTAATAAATATTTATCAAGCACATCCTGGTGATCCATTGCTTCAATTTGCATCATTTTCGGATTGTAAATGATCGTTTTACCTTTCTCGTCGATCACATGAACACCTACGTCGATTTCATCGATGATTTTTTTATATACCTGGTTTATGGTTTCAAGAGATTTACAGTCGTTCTCAGTGTCATTATCCAAAATACATACCTCCTATACTGCTATCGTTATTGTATGTGTAGAAGTACATGCGTTGCAATATTTTATTGCGCATACATGCAAAAAAGATCAATTATACGCAAAGGAATTTTGCATATCTGAATTGAATAATCCCCGTCATCCTTATACTTAACGCGTAAATAAAAGTTGGCATAAAACTTGCTAATTACTAAGGGGAGAGAAGAGCGAAGTTATTTTTGCTCCTCTAGGTGAGGCGAACTTTTAAAGGAGGATGAACATGAAGACACAAACAACGACTGAGAATGTGATTGAAAAAACAACTCAACTTGGAGCGAATAACTATAACCCGCTTCCAATTGTTATTACGGAAGCGGAAGGGGTTTGGGTAAAAGACCCTGAAGGTAACCGATACATGGATATGCTGAGCGCTTATTCAGCAGTTAATCAAGGACACCGTCATCCGAAAATCATTCAAGCGTTAAAAGATCAAGCAGATCGCATTACGTTAACTTCTAGAGCTTTTCATAACGACCAATTGGCTCCGTTTTATGAGAAGGTCGCAAAGCTAACGAATAAAGCAAAAGTTCTTCCAATGAACACGGGGGCAGAAGCAGTAGAAACTGCCATTAAAACAGTGCGACGCTGGGCTTATGATGTGAAAGGCGTTTCTGAAAATCAGGCTGAGATTATTGCATGCGTCGGGAATTTCCATGGACGTACAATGACGGCTGTATCCCTTTCTTCTGAGGCTGAATACCAGAGAGGATTCGGTCCAATGTTACCGGGAATTAAATTGATTCCTTACGGTGACATTGATGCGCTACGAAAGGCCATTACACCAAATACAGCTGCTTTCTTATTTGAACCGATTCAAGGAGAAGCAGGGATTGTCATTCCTCCAGAAGGCTTTTTAAAGGAAGCTTATGATGTTTGTAAAGAGAATAATGTGCTTTACGTTGCAGATGAAATTCAAGCGGGTCTTGGGCGCTCTGGTAAAACATTTGCCTGCGATTGGGAAAATGTTGAGCCGGATATTTATATTCTTGGAAAAGCGCTGGGCGGAGGCGTCTTCCCAATCTCATGTATTGCAGCTAATGAAGAGATTCTTGGTGTCTTTAATCCTGGCTCACACGGATCAACATTTGGGGGGAATCCACTTGGGTGTGCCGTTTCCGTTGCTGCGCTTGAAGTTTTAGAAGACGAACAGTTAGCTCAGCGGTCACTCGAACTTGGAAACTATTTTCAAGAAAAATTAAAGGAAATCGACAACCCTCTTATAAAAGATGTGCGCGGTAAAGGATTATTTATCGGAGTTGAATTAACAGAGTCAGCAAGACCTTACTGCGAAAAGTTAAAAGAAGAAGGACTTTTATGTAAGGAAACGCATGATACGGTGATTCGATTTGCACCACCGCTCGTGATTTCACGTAAAGATCTTGAATGGGCCATAGCTAAAATCGTAAATGTGTTATCCAAGTAAGAACAATAAATAAGATGAGGTGTCTAAATGGAAACGGCAGTTAGCCAACAATTAAAGCAGGATGAAAAACAAGATACGGAATCACTGAATTTATTTCACTCCACTCAAATTGTCGTGAAGGAAGCGCTGGACCAATTAGGCTATTCAGATGAGATGTATGAACTTTTAAAAGAACCAATGAGAATGCTAACTGTCCGTATTCCTGTGCGAATGGATAATGATAAGGTTCGTATTTTTACCGGATATCGGTCCCAACATAATGATGCGGTGGGACCAACAAAAGGTGGGGTGCGATTTCATCCAGAGGTAAATGAAGATGAAGTAAAGGCGCTATCTTTATGGATGAGCTTAAAATGTGGGATCGCCAATTTACCTTACGGCGGAGGAAAGGGCGGGATCATTTGTGATCCGCGCGAGATGTCTTTTCGCGAATTGGAACGGTTAAGCCGTGGCTATGTTCGTGCAATCAGTCAGGTTGTTGGACCGACAAAAGATATTCCTGCTCCAGATGTTTTCACAAATTCACAAATTATGGCATGGATGATGGATGAATACAGTCGGATTCGTGAATTCGATTCTCCTGGATTCATTACGGGTAAACCAGTGGTGCTTGGTGGCTCTCATGGAAGAGAAACGGCAACAGCTCGTGGTGTAACGATCTGCATTGAAGAGGCTGCTAGAAAAAAGGGAATCAAGCTACAGGGAGCACGCGTAGTTATTCAGGGGTTTGGCAATGCTGGGAGTTTCCTAGCGAAATTCATGCATGATGCTGGAGCTAAAATCATTGGAATCTCTGATGCTTATGGTGCGATTTATAATTCTGAAGGTCTTGATATTGATGACTTGCTAGATCGGCGCGATAGTTTTGGAACGGTGACAACTTTATTTAACAACACGATTACGAATAAGGATCTCCTTGAGTTAGACTGCGATATTCTTGTGCCAGCTGCGATTTCAAATCAAATTACAATCGAAAATGCTTCAGCCATTAAAGCTTCCATTGTAGTAGAAGCTGCTAATGGACCGACAACAATCGAGGCTACCAAAATCTTAACAAAGCGGGGTATTTTACTTGTTCCTGATGTACTGGCAAGTTCAGGTGGTGTGACAGTCTCGTATTTTGAATGGGTTCAAAATAATCAGGGGTACTATTGGACCGAAGAAGAAGTAGAAGCAAGGTTGCGAAAGGTGATCGTTGAGTCTTTTGCGAAAGTTTATGAAATCTCAAAAACTTACCACGTTGATACAAGGTTAGCAGCTTATATGGCAGGAATTCGAAAGATGGCAGAAGCTTCAAAGTTTCGAGGTTGGGTTTAGGTCGGATTCTATATTACTGTAACGAAAGGGAGGATGATAGAATGAATGAGATCGTTCATACAATCAACAGTCCTTACTATGGTACAATTGAGCAGGTCGTTACACAGCCATTGGATTATGTATATGAGTGGGAAACCTTGTTTTTAGTTAAAACAGGCGAAGGTAAACTTGAACATATTAATGTTGGAGTAAGTGGACATCTCCTTTCAATTGAAGTGACTCAGGGAGAAGAGATCACACCTGTTACAGTGTTAGGAACCTTGAGGGATGATTTGTTAATAACCGGTAGTGATTGATGAGAGATAAGCGCGCCACCCTTTTCTGTTTAGGCAGAAGAGGTACATAGGTAGACCATGAATCAAACTGGAGGTAAGCGAATGAGGAGAACCGATAAGCAGATGACTTTTGGTTTAGCAATTGTTCCGTTCATAGCTATGATTGTTGCGATGGTTTTTACCATTGTCGTTTTTGAAGGAAGTGCCCATATCCCTCTTATTTTGGGCGCTGTTGTATCCGCTTTCATTGCTTGGTTTGTTGGTTTCAGTTGGGGTGAAATCGAATCTAGTATTTACAAAGGAATTCGTCTTGCGTTACCAGCAGTGGTTATCATCATTCTTGTAGGGATTGTGATAGGCGCATGGATTGGCGGAGGAATTGTAGCAACAATGTTTTATTATGGTTTAAAGCTCATATCGCCGGCTTTTTTCTTAGTGTCTATTGCGGTTATTTGTGCAATTGTCTCGATTGCGACGGGAAGTTCGTGGTCCACAATGGGGACAATCGGTATTGCAGGGATGGGAATAGGAATGAGCATGGACATTCCTTCTGGAATGGTGGCTGGAGCGATTATTTCAGGAGCGTACTTTGGCGATAAAATGTCCCCTCTTTCAGATACGACGAATCTCGCTTCAGGAACAGTAGGGGCAAATTTGTTCGAACATATTAAGCATATGACGTATACTACAGTGCCCGCCTTTATCATTGCTCTGGGTGTTTACTGGTATTTAGGAACAAAATTTGCCTCAAATAAGATTGATTTTGAGAAAATCGAAGCGATTATGAAAGTGTTACAAGAAGAGTTCGTTATTTCACCTTGGCTCCTTATAGCGCCAGCTCTAGTAATTGTATTAGTATCAAAAAAAGTACCCGTTATCCCTTCCTTAATTTCTGGTATTATTCTGGGTTTTCTTGCTGATGTTTTTGTGCAGGGCGGTGATGTAGGAACAGCAGTCAATACATTGCAAAGCGGGTTTTTCATTGAAACAGGGAATGCCACAATCGATGAACTTTTCAATCGAGGTGGCATAGACGATATGATGTATACCGTCTCTCTCGTAATTTGTGCGATGACGTTTGGTGGAATACTAGAAAACACAGGAATGCTTCATGCAATTGTAAATCAAATTATTAAAATAGCAAAAACAGCGAAAGGGTTATTAACGACGACAGTTATGTCTGCCTTTGCAACAAATGTGTTAACGGCAGAGCAATATATATCAGTAGTGTTACCAGGTCGGATGTATGTAAAGAGATATAGAGAGTTAAATCTCCATCCCAAAAATTTATCAAGGGCGATCGAGGATGGAGGGACTTTAACTTCGGTGTTTGTCCCGTGGAATACGTGTGCTGTATTTATCTTTGGTACGTTAGGAGTTTCTGTGATTGACTATGCGCCATATGCGATCTTAAACTATCTTGTACCTATTCTTTCGATTGTCTTTGCGTGGAGTGGTTTAACAATTGCTTATATGACAAAGGAAGAGAGAATGAACTGGGTGGAGGATGAAGAGAAGGTAGAAGAAGTAGGATAATAGGAAGAAGTATAAAATAAAAAGCAGAATTCCTTATAAGGAGATTCTGCTTTTTGAATTGATTTCGATTTTATCCGCAAAGCTGCGTAAGAATTTTTTGGATTGTATAGATGCTATCATCCTTCTTAAACTGTTTTGAGAAAGTAGGAGTCTGTGAACTAGAGACCCAGATTTTAAGTTCTGCATCAAGATCGAAGTGTCCTGCTGTTTCAATACTGAAGTGCGAAATGCTCTTATATGGAACAGAATGATATTCTACTTTCTTACCTGTCATCCCCTGCTTGTCAACAAATAAAAGCCGTTTGTCTGTGAACACGATTAAATCTCTAACAAGCTTAAACGCAGCGTTCACCTCTTCTGTGTCAGCAAGAATGTTAGACAGTTCTTTCTTCACATCTTCTTTTTTCATCGTAGAAGCATTTCCCATAAATCCGCTTAAAATGCCCATTGTAACTCCTCCTTCACATTTTTTATCATGCTCTCCCTCATATTCTAGCATAGGTAGTGCCTGTCACCACCCGAACTGGATCGAATGCTGTCGAGCAATATATGGATAAAAAAGCGGGTTTTTGCATACGTATCGAATGATGCTCGTGCTACACTCAAGTTAACAATGCAATCAGGAAGAACAGCAGTGATTACTATTAGGAGGGGTCAACAATGCCATTCATGAATCTTGAAGATGACCTTGAACTTTATTATGAAGATGTGGGAATGGGGAGTCCGGTTATCTTTATTCACGGTGTTTGGATGAGTAGCCGTTTTTTCAAAAAGCAGCTTCCTTACTTTAGACAGAAGTATCGAGCAATTTCTTTGGATTTAAGGGGTCATGGCCAGTCCTCTCATGTTCAAACTGGTCATACTGTGGCAAACTATGCTCGTGATCTTAAGAAGTTCATCGATGAGCTTCACTTAAAAGAAGTCACGCTAGTGGGTTGGTCAATGGGAGCCTTTGTCATTTGGGAATATTTGCATCAGTTCGGTGAAGACAATGTGAAGGGCACGGTTATTGTTGATGAGCTCGCATCTGACTTCAAATGGCCTGATTTTGATATAGGTGCATTCGATCTCCCAGCACTTACAGGAATGATGAGAGACATTCAATCCGATCAGAAGGAATTACTTCAAGGGTTTATTCCTCTCATGTTTAAAGAGGAACGATCTCAATCCGAGCTTGAGTGGATGTTAGAGGAGACAACGAAAATGCCAGCTTCCATTGCTAGTGCTATTTTATTCGATCAATCGATCATTGACTGCCGTCCTTATTTAAATCAAATCACGAAACCAACGCTATTGTGTTTTGGAAAAGAAGAAAAGCTCATCCCTGTAGCAGCAGGAGAACACTTAGAACGTGAAATCCCTAACGCAAAACTCGTCTTATTCGAAGATAGCTGCCACTGTCCATTTATAGAAGAAACTGACCGATTTAATCGGATCGTTGATGAATTTATAGGGAATTTAATTTAGCTTTTTGAAAAGGCAAGTAAACCTGTTTACTTGTCTTTTATTTTCTTTCAAAAAACTTTAAATTTTCCTGAAAATAGGTGTTGCTTATCCAAAAATGCTGGGATATAATAACATCAACGAAAGCGCTTTCGATCCAGAGGAGACAAAGATGATTACAATCTATGATTTAGCAAAAAAAACTGGATTTTCAAGTACGACCGTTTCCAAAGCTCTCAATAATTATCCAGATGTTAGCAAAAAGACAAGGCAGGCCATTCTTGATACGGCTACTGAAATGGGCTACTTACCAAATGCTCATGCACAATCTCTTTCAACGAAGAAATCATGGACAATAGGCGTCATGTTTTCGGAAGACAATCAAATCGGGATGAAGCATCCATTTTTCAGTGCTGTTATTGAAAGCTTTCGAAAACATGCTGAGAAGGAAGGCTATGATCTCATTCTTGCTTCTAGAAATCTTCGTAACAGAGGTTCGAGTTACCTTGAGCACTTCCTGTATCGAGGTGTAGACGGTATTGTGGTTATCTGTTCAGATCCGAATGATCCACAGGTGCAAGAAATGATTGATGCTAGCATTCCAATTGTTGTCATCGATATGAGTAATCGAAACTGTAGTGTCGTATTCTCTGATAATCTTTCCGGTGGTGCACTTGCGATTAACTACTTGTATTCGCTCGGCCATACGAAGATCGCTCATATTTCAGGTGAACCTTCTATCTATGCTGGCCAAGTAAGAATTCAGGGTTACTC encodes the following:
- the nhaC gene encoding Na+/H+ antiporter NhaC, giving the protein MRRTDKQMTFGLAIVPFIAMIVAMVFTIVVFEGSAHIPLILGAVVSAFIAWFVGFSWGEIESSIYKGIRLALPAVVIIILVGIVIGAWIGGGIVATMFYYGLKLISPAFFLVSIAVICAIVSIATGSSWSTMGTIGIAGMGIGMSMDIPSGMVAGAIISGAYFGDKMSPLSDTTNLASGTVGANLFEHIKHMTYTTVPAFIIALGVYWYLGTKFASNKIDFEKIEAIMKVLQEEFVISPWLLIAPALVIVLVSKKVPVIPSLISGIILGFLADVFVQGGDVGTAVNTLQSGFFIETGNATIDELFNRGGIDDMMYTVSLVICAMTFGGILENTGMLHAIVNQIIKIAKTAKGLLTTTVMSAFATNVLTAEQYISVVLPGRMYVKRYRELNLHPKNLSRAIEDGGTLTSVFVPWNTCAVFIFGTLGVSVIDYAPYAILNYLVPILSIVFAWSGLTIAYMTKEERMNWVEDEEKVEEVG
- a CDS encoding sigma-54 interaction domain-containing protein; the encoded protein is MNQVYKKIIDEIDVGVHVIDEKGKTIIYNPKMMQIEAMDHQDVLDKYLLDVFMFSANESSTLVKALQKGVETSNVKQTYFNNKGKEITTINHSFPILENGTIKGAVEISNDVTKLERLIRDNMNRKGNTRFTFDSIIGSSLAIQEVIENTKRSTRTSSSVLIVGETGTGKELFAQSIHNGSHRSSAPFISQNCAALPDNLIESLLFGTKRGAFTGATERPGLFEQAEGGTLLLDEINSLSMNLQAKLLRVLQEKTIRRIGDTEDKAIDVRIIATMNEDPIEAIAKERMRKDLYYRLGVVTLFIPPLRERKEDISLLVDSFISKYNDLFQMDVKGVDTEVSESFQAYDWPGNVRELEHIIEGAMNLMMSEDIIHYSHLPIQYRNKSPLQKERHLIEPDQLTIHHSNQVIPLKEQMEKTEKNYIQQVLKENKNNISKTAQVLGLSRQSLQYRLRKFDIQT
- a CDS encoding sensor histidine kinase, whose amino-acid sequence is MIELLLTMLERLGIIVTIAFVLTRFRFFRDMIYSDQLARKQQYVAIGFFGFFGIIGTYTGLTFSTDSLQFNSWPLEVSSDEAIANSRVIGVVLAGLLGGKRVGFGAGLIAGVHRYMLGGFTAFACGLASIIAGLIAGSLHKRNRHVKLRSAFMIGAGAEAVQMLIILILSKPFQNALALVEVIGIPMILANGIGCALFLLIIKNVVNEEEKAGALQAQKTLRIADQTLGYLRQGLSEASANEVCQILHREIEGSAVAITDRTHILSHVGLANDHHQSGHEIQTTITKDVIHNGEIVVANDQTIHCAEKDCPLGAAIIAPLKQRGKTIGTLKFYFRSEKEITHIITELVLGLSNLLSNQLEIAEADKAYQLAKEAEIKALQAQISPHFLFNSLNTIISLIRIEPDKARKLLVSLSHFLRQNLSGTTANMTSLNQELKHVKAYLEVEEARFVDRLTVKYTIDESVLTVQLPPLTLQPIVENAIKHGIKNKENDCLVEITIAQNLNGVTVCVTDNGEGIPPDRLTELGKAHVASEIGTGLGLYNVNRRLTMLFGNEASLSIHSEPYNGTTICFLIPLMEDE
- a CDS encoding ornithine--oxo-acid transaminase, producing MKTQTTTENVIEKTTQLGANNYNPLPIVITEAEGVWVKDPEGNRYMDMLSAYSAVNQGHRHPKIIQALKDQADRITLTSRAFHNDQLAPFYEKVAKLTNKAKVLPMNTGAEAVETAIKTVRRWAYDVKGVSENQAEIIACVGNFHGRTMTAVSLSSEAEYQRGFGPMLPGIKLIPYGDIDALRKAITPNTAAFLFEPIQGEAGIVIPPEGFLKEAYDVCKENNVLYVADEIQAGLGRSGKTFACDWENVEPDIYILGKALGGGVFPISCIAANEEILGVFNPGSHGSTFGGNPLGCAVSVAALEVLEDEQLAQRSLELGNYFQEKLKEIDNPLIKDVRGKGLFIGVELTESARPYCEKLKEEGLLCKETHDTVIRFAPPLVISRKDLEWAIAKIVNVLSK
- a CDS encoding LacI family DNA-binding transcriptional regulator translates to MITIYDLAKKTGFSSTTVSKALNNYPDVSKKTRQAILDTATEMGYLPNAHAQSLSTKKSWTIGVMFSEDNQIGMKHPFFSAVIESFRKHAEKEGYDLILASRNLRNRGSSYLEHFLYRGVDGIVVICSDPNDPQVQEMIDASIPIVVIDMSNRNCSVVFSDNLSGGALAINYLYSLGHTKIAHISGEPSIYAGQVRIQGYSDAMKKLELPILEGYLVNGGMFSIEEGAKAMDKLLDLKEPPTAIFVAGDHMAIGAMEVAKKRGYNIPDDISIIGYDDIEMASYVTPKLTTIKQDTDSIGIRATQLLMKQIIQKKKIITEEIIPVELIERESCKRLKKK
- a CDS encoding Glu/Leu/Phe/Val family dehydrogenase, which gives rise to METAVSQQLKQDEKQDTESLNLFHSTQIVVKEALDQLGYSDEMYELLKEPMRMLTVRIPVRMDNDKVRIFTGYRSQHNDAVGPTKGGVRFHPEVNEDEVKALSLWMSLKCGIANLPYGGGKGGIICDPREMSFRELERLSRGYVRAISQVVGPTKDIPAPDVFTNSQIMAWMMDEYSRIREFDSPGFITGKPVVLGGSHGRETATARGVTICIEEAARKKGIKLQGARVVIQGFGNAGSFLAKFMHDAGAKIIGISDAYGAIYNSEGLDIDDLLDRRDSFGTVTTLFNNTITNKDLLELDCDILVPAAISNQITIENASAIKASIVVEAANGPTTIEATKILTKRGILLVPDVLASSGGVTVSYFEWVQNNQGYYWTEEEVEARLRKVIVESFAKVYEISKTYHVDTRLAAYMAGIRKMAEASKFRGWV
- a CDS encoding alpha/beta fold hydrolase, whose protein sequence is MPFMNLEDDLELYYEDVGMGSPVIFIHGVWMSSRFFKKQLPYFRQKYRAISLDLRGHGQSSHVQTGHTVANYARDLKKFIDELHLKEVTLVGWSMGAFVIWEYLHQFGEDNVKGTVIVDELASDFKWPDFDIGAFDLPALTGMMRDIQSDQKELLQGFIPLMFKEERSQSELEWMLEETTKMPASIASAILFDQSIIDCRPYLNQITKPTLLCFGKEEKLIPVAAGEHLEREIPNAKLVLFEDSCHCPFIEETDRFNRIVDEFIGNLI
- a CDS encoding PH domain-containing protein → MGILSGFMGNASTMKKEDVKKELSNILADTEEVNAAFKLVRDLIVFTDKRLLFVDKQGMTGKKVEYHSVPYKSISHFSIETAGHFDLDAELKIWVSSSQTPTFSKQFKKDDSIYTIQKILTQLCG